The following are encoded in a window of Paenibacillus polymyxa genomic DNA:
- a CDS encoding ABC transporter ATP-binding protein: protein MTYVIRTHQLTKALKGNEIVAGVSMNVRKGETYGFLGPNGAGKTTMMKMITNLLKPTSGEIELFGEKLTPKSYHLLGRMGSIIEYPIFYDRLTAQQNLELHCEYMGYYNKQAVRDALELVNLRNADDKPVKDFSLGMKQRLGIARAIATKPELLILDEPINGLDPVGIKEIRQLFHMLCKEYGMTLLVSSHILAEIEQIADTVGVINHGRLIEEVSMEQVRETNTEYIEFTTNDCKKATYVLSHHLNLNNIRVLNEQSIRIYDSNVPQKQITKTLILNDIEVDSIHQKSSTLEDYFLRLLNGGDLHA from the coding sequence ATGACTTACGTAATACGTACACATCAGTTGACCAAGGCCCTGAAGGGCAATGAAATTGTAGCGGGAGTCAGTATGAATGTGCGCAAGGGAGAAACCTATGGCTTTCTCGGCCCTAACGGGGCAGGCAAGACAACGATGATGAAAATGATTACGAATTTACTCAAGCCGACTTCGGGTGAAATTGAATTATTCGGTGAGAAATTAACGCCAAAATCGTATCATCTGCTCGGACGGATGGGTTCGATTATTGAATACCCGATTTTTTATGACAGGCTGACGGCACAGCAAAATCTCGAACTTCATTGTGAATACATGGGCTACTATAATAAGCAGGCGGTTCGGGATGCCCTAGAATTAGTGAATTTGCGAAATGCGGATGACAAGCCAGTAAAGGATTTTTCGCTGGGAATGAAGCAACGTCTTGGGATTGCCCGCGCTATTGCAACTAAGCCAGAGCTACTCATTTTGGATGAACCCATTAATGGTCTGGACCCCGTGGGTATCAAGGAAATCCGCCAACTATTCCACATGCTATGCAAGGAATATGGGATGACTCTGCTCGTGTCCAGTCATATTTTAGCGGAAATAGAGCAGATTGCGGATACGGTAGGCGTGATTAATCACGGACGACTGATTGAGGAAGTATCGATGGAGCAGGTGCGGGAAACCAATACGGAATATATCGAATTTACGACCAACGATTGTAAAAAAGCGACCTACGTCCTCTCCCATCATCTGAATCTGAATAATATAAGGGTACTAAATGAACAGAGTATACGTATTTACGATTCAAATGTACCGCAGAAACAAATTACGAAAACGCTCATTTTAAATGATATAGAGGTGGATTCCATTCATCAGAAAAGCAGCACGCTGGAAGACTACTTTTTGCGCCTGTTAAACGGAGGTGATCTCCATGCTTAA
- a CDS encoding sensor histidine kinase translates to MNIENISEWIVGLILSVVIVWLWRERMAYKRKIKDIRTLLERIVTVNHAEKLLYVTGDVELQRLMTEINRLLDLNLRVSADYNRSQIAMRKMISNISHDLKTPLTVVLGYAEMLDGDPTILPEERIKLLSKIHQKTSEAIELIGSFFSLAKLEANDTDIPLTRLEVGELCRRSILEFYDLLTAQGFTVHIEIPEHPIHALGNEGAIGRVLNNLISNAIRYGADGRTLGLALLEQQDTVRIEVWDRGKGIQESEQDKVFERMYTLEDSRNKAVQGSGLGLTIAKRLVETMNGEIQLTSRPYERTVFSFTLKKINY, encoded by the coding sequence ATGAACATCGAGAACATTTCTGAATGGATTGTCGGCCTCATCCTGTCAGTCGTTATAGTATGGCTTTGGCGGGAGCGTATGGCCTATAAGCGCAAAATAAAGGATATCCGAACCCTACTAGAACGGATTGTGACGGTGAATCATGCGGAAAAGCTGCTATATGTCACAGGTGACGTTGAACTGCAACGACTCATGACGGAAATTAACCGACTGCTGGACTTGAATCTCAGAGTGTCTGCAGATTACAACCGTAGCCAAATCGCCATGCGCAAAATGATTTCGAACATTTCCCACGATCTCAAGACCCCGCTTACGGTTGTGCTTGGATATGCCGAGATGCTGGATGGCGATCCAACTATTTTGCCAGAAGAACGTATAAAACTGCTATCCAAAATTCATCAAAAGACAAGTGAAGCGATTGAGCTGATCGGCAGCTTTTTTAGCTTGGCGAAGCTGGAGGCTAATGATACGGATATTCCGTTGACTCGACTGGAAGTGGGAGAACTGTGCAGACGCAGCATTTTGGAGTTTTATGACCTGCTGACCGCACAGGGATTTACCGTGCATATTGAGATCCCGGAGCACCCCATTCATGCCTTGGGGAACGAAGGAGCGATTGGGCGGGTGCTGAACAATCTGATCTCGAATGCCATTCGTTATGGGGCAGATGGACGGACGCTGGGTCTGGCTCTATTGGAACAGCAGGATACAGTGCGTATAGAGGTATGGGATCGTGGCAAAGGCATACAGGAATCTGAGCAAGATAAAGTTTTTGAACGCATGTACACACTGGAGGACTCCCGTAATAAGGCGGTACAAGGCAGCGGACTGGGCCTTACGATTGCCAAACGCCTGGTTGAAACGATGAACGGAGAAATTCAATTGACTAGTAGACCTTATGAGCGGACAGTCTTCTCTTTTACATTGAAGAAAATCAACTATTAA
- a CDS encoding response regulator transcription factor has protein sequence MSQHILLIEDDLSIAEMLLKALSKEGYNLTTAYDGEEGLLAFERHTYDLVLVDLMMPKVDGMEVIRRIRTHSAVPILIMSAKDSDVDKALGLGFGADDYVAKPFSMLEMTARIQSAIRRSTTYARQQQQEEQPQAQVLTYGSLRIDFDHFTVIRNENEIQLTAKESDILKLFVANPNRVFTKAQLYGFIWKDDYMGDENVINVHIRRLREKIEEDPSHPVHIKTLWGIGYKWENG, from the coding sequence ATGTCACAACATATTTTACTAATTGAAGACGATCTATCCATTGCCGAAATGCTACTCAAAGCACTCAGCAAGGAAGGCTACAATTTAACTACCGCCTATGACGGGGAAGAAGGGCTTCTCGCCTTTGAACGTCATACCTATGATCTGGTACTGGTGGATTTGATGATGCCGAAGGTGGACGGTATGGAGGTGATCCGCCGGATCCGTACCCACAGCGCTGTCCCGATTCTGATTATGTCAGCCAAGGACAGCGACGTGGATAAAGCGCTTGGACTGGGCTTTGGGGCAGACGATTATGTTGCCAAACCTTTTTCAATGCTGGAAATGACAGCTCGTATTCAGTCCGCGATCCGCAGATCTACTACATATGCCCGTCAGCAACAACAGGAGGAACAGCCGCAAGCACAAGTTTTGACCTACGGCAGTCTGCGCATTGATTTTGATCATTTTACAGTCATACGCAATGAAAATGAAATTCAGCTAACAGCCAAAGAGTCCGATATTTTGAAGCTATTTGTAGCCAATCCGAACCGGGTATTTACAAAAGCACAATTATACGGATTTATTTGGAAAGACGATTATATGGGCGACGAGAACGTGATTAACGTCCATATTCGCCGTCTGCGTGAGAAAATCGAAGAAGATCCCTCTCATCCTGTCCACATTAAAACGCTATGGGGCATTGGCTACAAATGGGAGAATGGCTGA
- a CDS encoding DUF6933 domain-containing protein, with product MFVIRGTQKLLKEWETEPLQVDIYPLLNSWHASLFLLNRRKNIVFMHDISRLSITLFGIKKSQYKNLPALFMQALKEFMISEGFDEQIVKAYTQEGEQMLATTTNSHSVMGTLEEIIFIMKELDMEHGCELEKNQWNNRIVFKTVEYKYPVDVFKEMLEKHYKLESI from the coding sequence ATGTTTGTCATACGAGGAACACAAAAACTGCTGAAGGAATGGGAGACTGAACCACTTCAAGTTGATATTTATCCGCTTTTGAATAGTTGGCATGCCAGCTTGTTTTTACTGAATCGAAGAAAAAATATAGTATTTATGCATGATATATCCCGCTTAAGCATCACGCTTTTTGGGATTAAAAAATCGCAGTACAAAAACTTGCCAGCTCTTTTTATGCAAGCCTTGAAGGAATTTATGATCAGCGAAGGCTTTGATGAACAGATCGTAAAGGCCTACACACAGGAAGGCGAGCAGATGCTGGCTACTACGACGAATAGTCATAGTGTAATGGGAACCTTGGAGGAGATTATTTTTATCATGAAGGAACTGGATATGGAGCATGGGTGCGAGCTGGAAAAAAACCAGTGGAATAACCGGATTGTTTTCAAAACAGTCGAATACAAGTACCCTGTTGATGTTTTTAAAGAAATGCTAGAAAAGCATTATAAACTAGAGAGTATTTGA
- a CDS encoding formate--tetrahydrofolate ligase, whose product MKKIIDIAKEAGIEEEHLETYGKYKAKLNPSLWEQLRDRPNGKLVLVTAMNPTPAGEGKTLTTIGLSQALNALGHKTVAALREPSLGPCFGMKGGATGGGQAQIVPAEDINLHFTGDIHAISAAHNLLAAMIDNHLFHGNALRLKPERIVWKRAVDMNDRSLRNIVTGLGSGNGAVREGGFLITSASEVMAVLCLSEDMDDLKVRLGRMVIGYNEDGETVTAEELHAVEGMAVLLREALKPNLVQTLEGTPVIVHGGPFANIAHGCSSLIGTKLALKLGEVVVTEAGFGAELGAEKFFDIKCRQSGLQPDAALLVVTAKALKYNGGVAKNELDAENLEQLQLGLVNMNRHVRNLQKFGVPVLVAVNHFVTDSDAELELIFSECRKLGVPVELSQVWAQGSQGGEKLAQSLLNLLQENKAHFAPLYEHTLDLQAKISVIAKELYGAAEVAYTPAAKRALAGMEQLGFGQLPVCMAKTPYSFSDQPSQLGAPEGFTIHVASVSLSAGAGFVVVETGNTMTMPGLPKSPAAEHMSLEADGSIQGLM is encoded by the coding sequence ATGAAGAAGATTATTGATATAGCCAAGGAAGCAGGAATTGAAGAAGAACATCTGGAGACGTATGGAAAATATAAAGCGAAGCTGAATCCGTCCCTGTGGGAGCAGTTAAGGGATCGCCCGAATGGAAAGCTGGTGCTGGTTACGGCGATGAATCCCACGCCGGCGGGAGAAGGAAAAACGCTGACAACCATCGGGCTCTCACAGGCGCTGAATGCGCTGGGACATAAAACCGTTGCTGCATTGCGTGAGCCGTCCCTCGGCCCTTGCTTCGGCATGAAAGGAGGAGCAACCGGGGGAGGACAAGCCCAGATTGTTCCGGCAGAAGACATTAACCTGCATTTTACAGGTGATATTCACGCGATTTCGGCAGCGCATAATTTGCTGGCAGCGATGATCGATAACCATTTATTTCATGGAAATGCTTTGCGGTTGAAACCGGAGCGGATCGTGTGGAAACGCGCTGTTGATATGAACGACCGGAGTTTACGAAATATTGTGACCGGATTGGGGTCAGGTAATGGAGCAGTGAGAGAAGGTGGCTTCCTCATTACCTCGGCTTCAGAAGTGATGGCGGTATTATGTTTAAGTGAAGATATGGACGATCTTAAAGTGCGATTGGGTCGGATGGTGATTGGTTATAACGAAGATGGCGAAACGGTAACAGCTGAGGAACTACATGCGGTGGAAGGTATGGCTGTGCTGCTTCGGGAAGCATTGAAACCCAATCTGGTGCAAACGTTGGAGGGAACTCCAGTTATTGTGCATGGCGGACCTTTTGCGAATATTGCGCATGGATGCAGTAGTTTGATCGGTACGAAGCTGGCCCTGAAGCTGGGAGAGGTGGTCGTCACGGAGGCTGGATTCGGGGCCGAGCTGGGAGCGGAAAAGTTTTTTGACATCAAGTGCCGTCAATCCGGTTTGCAGCCAGATGCGGCCCTGTTGGTCGTAACCGCCAAAGCGCTGAAATATAACGGCGGTGTAGCTAAAAATGAGCTGGACGCAGAAAATCTGGAGCAATTGCAACTTGGATTAGTCAACATGAATCGGCATGTACGGAATTTGCAAAAGTTTGGCGTGCCAGTACTAGTAGCAGTCAACCATTTTGTAACAGATAGCGATGCCGAGCTGGAACTGATTTTCTCGGAATGCCGCAAGCTGGGTGTACCCGTAGAACTGTCACAGGTGTGGGCACAGGGAAGCCAAGGTGGAGAGAAGCTGGCCCAAAGCCTGCTCAACCTGCTTCAGGAGAACAAAGCCCATTTTGCACCATTGTATGAGCATACACTTGATTTGCAAGCGAAAATTAGTGTTATTGCGAAGGAGCTTTACGGTGCGGCAGAGGTAGCTTACACTCCTGCGGCCAAACGGGCGTTGGCCGGTATGGAGCAGCTTGGTTTTGGACAACTGCCTGTATGCATGGCCAAAACACCGTATTCTTTCTCAGATCAACCTTCTCAGCTAGGTGCACCGGAAGGCTTTACCATTCACGTAGCCAGCGTTTCTTTGTCCGCAGGGGCAGGCTTTGTGGTCGTGGAAACAGGCAATACCATGACGATGCCAGGATTGCCCAAATCCCCAGCAGCTGAGCATATGTCGCTGGAGGCAGATGGGAGTATTCAAGGTCTAATGTAG
- a CDS encoding ABC transporter substrate-binding protein — protein sequence MTSALDPDLIIIANSDEQEYERIASIAPTVTFNSFATLEERMRTLGTWLGKEREAERWLSTFTARNLAMWQQLGTQITAGETASVFNWSDAMTRQKLLTALPKLLVTSS from the coding sequence TTGACCAGTGCTCTCGATCCTGATCTAATTATCATCGCTAATTCAGATGAACAGGAATATGAGCGCATTGCCAGTATCGCTCCCACCGTCACCTTCAACTCCTTCGCCACGCTGGAGGAACGGATGCGTACACTTGGCACCTGGCTCGGTAAGGAGCGGGAGGCCGAACGCTGGTTGTCTACCTTCACAGCCCGTAATCTGGCAATGTGGCAGCAGCTCGGTACGCAAATTACAGCCGGAGAAACGGCCTCCGTCTTCAACTGGAGCGATGCCATGACCCGGCAAAAACTGCTTACTGCACTGCCCAAACTGCTCGTCACTTCATCCTGA
- a CDS encoding AraC family transcriptional regulator, whose amino-acid sequence MVDIGSEQYLFHTGHGYWLAPGESYQIAPLNGTVPEYYKITFEVIALPSEPQADMALGEHASRMPSLYHGPVLPRPRECIVSSSSSKLIQLTEELFHSTQQTIQPHNQISVLRQQIMFQELLLLWQEDHTHIDQNATSNPALPASVEGTLSYMESNYEKPITVKQLAEQANVSIWQYSQLFRKMTGKKPLHYLTELRLNHAKRLLLDCKRPLREIARQVGFSDEYYFNRRFRQLTGIPPGKYALSVSGSVRVKDWTGHHIHIPRRASRIIYHGETMGDLLALGAKASGGSLRLSEYSVYKHRLVKCRRCGPSTGYPLDQCSRS is encoded by the coding sequence ATGGTAGACATTGGCTCAGAGCAGTATCTATTCCATACAGGTCATGGATATTGGCTAGCTCCAGGTGAATCCTATCAAATCGCTCCCCTGAATGGAACTGTGCCCGAATACTACAAAATCACGTTTGAGGTCATCGCTTTGCCGTCAGAACCACAAGCGGACATGGCCTTAGGTGAACACGCATCGCGTATGCCATCCCTATATCATGGACCTGTCCTGCCGAGACCGCGCGAATGCATCGTCTCCTCTTCTTCCTCCAAACTTATTCAGTTGACTGAAGAGCTATTTCATAGTACCCAACAAACGATACAGCCGCATAACCAGATATCTGTATTACGGCAGCAAATCATGTTTCAAGAGTTGCTCTTGCTGTGGCAGGAAGACCACACCCATATTGATCAAAATGCTACCTCTAATCCGGCATTGCCAGCATCGGTAGAAGGCACTCTCTCATATATGGAAAGCAACTATGAAAAGCCCATTACCGTCAAGCAGCTTGCCGAGCAGGCGAACGTTTCCATATGGCAATACTCACAATTGTTTCGTAAAATGACAGGCAAAAAGCCGCTGCATTACCTCACTGAGCTGCGCTTGAATCATGCCAAGCGGCTGCTGCTGGATTGCAAACGGCCTTTACGTGAAATTGCCCGTCAGGTTGGTTTCTCTGACGAATATTATTTTAATCGGCGGTTTAGGCAATTGACCGGGATTCCCCCGGGCAAGTACGCGCTTTCTGTCTCCGGTTCTGTGCGCGTCAAGGATTGGACGGGTCACCATATTCATATTCCGCGCCGAGCAAGCCGCATCATCTATCATGGAGAAACGATGGGCGATCTATTGGCATTAGGGGCCAAAGCCAGCGGCGGAAGTCTGCGACTCAGTGAATACAGCGTCTATAAACATCGTCTTGTGAAATGTCGCCGATGTGGGCCTTCCACTGGATACCCGCTTGACCAGTGCTCTCGATCCTGA
- a CDS encoding outer membrane lipoprotein-sorting protein has translation MRRISWMLAMVMCVTLLLAGCGKKSADDVVKDLSDVVSDLNSYHGTALMTLHTGDTPQEYKVDISYRKPSYYRIAMTNEKKDVTQIVLRNDEGVFVLTPSLNKSFRFKSDWPNNQGQVYLYETLVRSIIGDASRQLATDDKSYVFDVAANYNSHALVRQKIWLSKNDYAPTQVQVSDANAKVVVDLKFDQFAFDTKFDKDSFDMERNMASGKTSTGSEGAPSSGAVEPSGQLDPSGAMDGTTGVTSGEPGQEQGTAGDAVQQPSGEAKVDGTATNDTSKPDAAANAEAQQQTPGTSDPANGTSAGTDAAEAVMGEFGLIEPSYTPAGVQIKDTPELEDNDTHAVMLRYSGTYNYTIVEARPKDRAVALAAGELVDIGGSFAVLTGSEQQTMTWMNDGIEFRITSADLPVSEMIQIAASIQDQSGK, from the coding sequence ATGCGCCGGATTTCATGGATGCTTGCCATGGTCATGTGTGTAACGCTACTGCTGGCCGGGTGCGGCAAGAAGAGCGCGGACGATGTGGTTAAAGATTTGAGTGACGTGGTGAGCGACCTGAACAGCTACCACGGTACAGCTTTGATGACGCTGCATACCGGCGACACGCCGCAGGAATACAAGGTGGATATTTCCTACCGCAAGCCGTCCTATTACCGAATTGCCATGACGAACGAGAAAAAGGATGTTACGCAAATCGTGCTTCGTAATGATGAGGGTGTATTTGTACTGACACCCAGCCTGAACAAAAGCTTCCGTTTCAAAAGCGACTGGCCAAACAATCAGGGTCAAGTATATTTATATGAAACGTTGGTTCGCAGCATTATAGGCGATGCCTCCCGTCAGTTGGCTACCGACGATAAATCCTATGTGTTTGATGTGGCAGCGAATTACAACAGCCATGCGCTGGTGAGACAAAAGATATGGCTGTCCAAAAATGACTATGCACCCACTCAGGTACAGGTGTCTGATGCGAATGCCAAGGTAGTTGTTGATCTGAAATTCGATCAATTTGCTTTTGATACGAAGTTTGACAAAGACTCTTTTGATATGGAGCGGAACATGGCTTCAGGTAAGACGAGTACGGGTAGCGAAGGGGCGCCATCTTCTGGAGCAGTGGAGCCCAGCGGTCAGCTTGATCCTTCCGGTGCGATGGATGGGACGACTGGCGTGACGTCTGGCGAACCCGGACAAGAACAGGGAACAGCAGGGGATGCAGTCCAGCAGCCGTCAGGGGAAGCGAAGGTGGACGGTACTGCCACAAACGATACGTCCAAACCGGATGCAGCAGCCAACGCAGAGGCACAGCAACAAACCCCGGGCACATCGGATCCCGCAAACGGAACGTCAGCGGGAACAGATGCGGCAGAAGCTGTGATGGGTGAATTCGGCTTGATCGAACCGTCCTACACGCCAGCCGGAGTACAGATCAAGGATACGCCGGAGCTGGAGGATAATGATACACATGCCGTGATGCTGCGGTATAGTGGAACGTATAATTATACCATTGTGGAGGCGCGTCCAAAAGATCGGGCGGTTGCACTGGCCGCAGGTGAACTGGTTGATATTGGAGGAAGCTTCGCCGTTCTGACCGGAAGCGAACAGCAGACGATGACCTGGATGAATGACGGAATCGAGTTCAGAATCACCAGTGCTGACCTGCCTGTGAGCGAAATGATACAAATTGCCGCTTCTATACAGGATCAATCGGGTAAATAA
- the alr gene encoding alanine racemase translates to MQAQYRSTRAEINLDLLGANYEAFRKALPADKLMLVCVKANAYGHGAVEISKELERLGADYLSVAFLDEALELRHAGVQLPILVLGYTSPEAVQTAWEHDISLTVFSEEVLEGIRRLDRQGNERKLKVHIKIDSGMGRLGLLPGEEAMAFVRQANELEQVLLEGMYTHFARADEEDKSYTLLQYDRFRGVAEALREQGITIPIIHTGNSAATIDTPSLSPNMVRIGISIYGLYPSDEVNRQAIELLPVLSLKTAVVYTKTLPPGWGVSYGTRYVTSSEERIGTLPIGYADGYSRMLSGKIEVLIRGRRVPVLGTICMDQCMVSLQSFAEDAEEIQTGEEVVLIGQQSGETIAADELASKLGTIHYEVICMIADRVPRVYTRGHVPVVRVNSLLPTRWN, encoded by the coding sequence TTGCAAGCACAATACAGATCGACCCGGGCCGAAATAAACCTGGATCTCCTTGGCGCCAACTATGAAGCTTTTCGCAAGGCATTGCCAGCGGATAAGCTGATGCTGGTCTGTGTCAAGGCAAATGCCTACGGACACGGTGCCGTGGAAATTTCAAAGGAATTGGAACGCCTTGGTGCGGATTATTTGAGCGTCGCTTTTCTGGATGAAGCGTTGGAGCTTCGTCATGCGGGGGTTCAGCTACCAATTCTAGTACTCGGTTATACCTCACCGGAAGCTGTACAAACGGCTTGGGAGCATGATATCTCATTGACAGTGTTCAGTGAGGAAGTGCTGGAGGGTATCCGCAGACTGGACCGCCAAGGAAACGAACGCAAGCTGAAGGTGCACATCAAAATAGACAGCGGCATGGGAAGACTGGGTTTGTTGCCTGGAGAAGAGGCTATGGCTTTTGTCCGGCAGGCTAACGAATTAGAGCAAGTGCTGCTGGAAGGCATGTACACCCATTTTGCCCGCGCGGATGAAGAAGACAAAAGCTATACACTGCTACAATATGATCGGTTTCGGGGCGTGGCGGAAGCGCTAAGGGAACAAGGTATCACCATTCCCATTATACATACGGGCAACAGCGCCGCCACCATTGATACCCCTTCTCTTTCCCCCAATATGGTGCGGATTGGTATCAGTATATACGGTCTGTACCCGTCTGATGAGGTTAACCGGCAAGCCATTGAACTGTTGCCTGTGTTGTCATTAAAGACGGCAGTGGTTTATACCAAGACGCTTCCTCCCGGCTGGGGAGTTAGCTATGGCACCCGGTACGTGACCTCCAGTGAAGAACGGATCGGTACACTGCCAATCGGCTATGCGGATGGATACTCCCGCATGCTGAGTGGGAAGATCGAAGTGTTGATACGCGGTCGCCGCGTCCCGGTACTCGGTACGATTTGCATGGACCAGTGTATGGTATCCTTACAATCTTTCGCAGAAGATGCGGAAGAAATCCAAACCGGCGAAGAGGTTGTTCTCATCGGCCAGCAGTCCGGCGAAACTATCGCGGCGGATGAGCTGGCATCCAAGCTTGGTACGATCCACTATGAGGTAATCTGCATGATCGCAGACAGGGTACCGCGTGTATACACACGAGGTCATGTTCCTGTTGTTCGAGTGAACTCGCTTCTTCCAACCCGCTGGAATTAA
- a CDS encoding CopG family ribbon-helix-helix protein translates to MANLQNTKRIMISLPDHLLQEVDGIVAMENSNRSEFIRQAMKLYVGERKKRYIREAMQRGYMEMAKINLTMASEAFHAEEDANSTLGRTVSGV, encoded by the coding sequence TTGGCCAATTTGCAGAACACCAAAAGAATAATGATCAGTTTGCCAGATCATCTCTTGCAGGAAGTGGACGGGATCGTAGCTATGGAAAATTCCAACCGCAGTGAATTTATCAGGCAGGCCATGAAGCTGTATGTAGGTGAACGAAAAAAACGTTACATTCGTGAAGCTATGCAGCGTGGATACATGGAAATGGCTAAAATTAACTTAACCATGGCATCCGAAGCCTTTCACGCGGAGGAAGATGCAAACAGCACCTTGGGCCGTACAGTTAGCGGGGTGTAA
- a CDS encoding type II toxin-antitoxin system PemK/MazF family toxin, which produces MIVKRGDVFFADLSPVVGSEQGGVRPVLIIQNDIGNRFSPTVIVAAITAQIQKAKLPTHVEIDAATHGFDRDSVVLLEQIRTIDKQRLTDKITHLDEETMRKVSDSLQISLGLIDF; this is translated from the coding sequence TTGATCGTAAAGCGCGGCGACGTTTTTTTTGCAGACCTTTCACCCGTAGTCGGTTCCGAGCAAGGTGGCGTCAGACCTGTGCTGATCATTCAAAATGATATCGGCAACCGGTTTAGTCCTACTGTGATCGTAGCAGCCATCACCGCCCAGATTCAGAAGGCAAAGCTGCCTACACACGTGGAAATCGACGCGGCGACGCATGGCTTTGATCGTGATTCCGTTGTTCTTCTGGAGCAAATTCGGACGATCGACAAGCAGAGGCTTACCGACAAAATCACCCATTTAGACGAAGAAACCATGCGCAAAGTGAGCGATTCGCTACAAATCAGTCTCGGTTTGATTGATTTTTAG